From the Sphingobium yanoikuyae genome, the window GCCTCGATATTGTCGACCCGTTCGGGGCGCAGGTCCGGTTGCAGCGAGATACGGCCGGGGCGGCGCTCCAGCGTGAAGGCGTCGCCAATCTCCTTGCCGCGAAACGCCTCGGCAAAGCTGCCGCTGAGCGCCAGTCCGTCGAGGATCTCGTAGCGCAGGCCCGCGTTCCAGCTGACGCCTTCGCTGGCGGTGCCGTCGCGATAGGTGACCTGGGTCAGATCATAGGCGTCGTAGCGCAGGCCATAGCTGAGCGTCAGCGGATCGATGATCTTCCAGTGATCCTGCGCATAAAGGGCGAACACACTGCCCTTTTCCTCGAACTGGCCGACCGACGCATCCCACGCCCAATCCCCCCAAACGCTGACATCTTCCAGATATTCGCTGCTGACCTTGTCGTCGCGATATTCCGCGCCGACGATCAAATCATGACCGGCCTGGCGGAAGCGCGCGCGTGTGTCGAAACCGGCCGAACGGATGGTCGCGCCATAGAGGCCCCACCGATCGTACCGGTCCTGGATGAATCGCGAGCGGGTCCAATAGCCGGTTGCCTCCAGATCGATGCCGTCGGCGGGTGAATAGCCATAGTTGAGCGTTGCGGTCTGGCGCTTGCCCTTGGCTGGGAACAGTGGGTCACCAGCCAGCACGGGCCAGTTGGGGCGCTGGCCAAAGGACGCCTTCTCGTTGCGCTGCTCATAGCTCAACGAAAAACGGTGCCCGCCGCCCAGATCGCCACCGACCTTGACGAAGCCCAGATTCTGCGTCGCGGCCGTGCCGTAAAGCTCGTTGCCCGCGCCATCCTCCATATTGTCGCGGTCGACATAGGTGTAGGATCCGATGATGCCGACATCGCCAACCAGCTTGGCGTAGAGTGTGCCGCTCAGCTTATAGCCGTCATTGGAAAACCAGCCCGCCTTGGCCATGCCGCCCAGACTCTGGCCGGGGAGCAGCAGGTCGTCGGCGTCGCGGGTCTGGAACCGGATCGCCCCGCCGATCGCGCCGAAACCCGACGTTGCCTCGCCCGCGCCGGCCTTCACATCGACCGTCTTGAGCAGTTCCGGTTCGATCGAGACGCGGCCAATATGGTGGAACAATGTGCCGCGCTGCGGGGCGCTGTCGACCGTCACATTGAGCATGCTGTCTTCCAGACCGCGCACATAGATTTTCTGCGCGATGCCGAGCGATCCGCCGACCGTGACGGAGGGCACCTGCCGGAACAGGTCTGACAGGTTGTTGACCTGGCGAAATTCGATCTGCTTCTCGTCGATCTCCACGTCGGTCAAAGCGCCGACAACGGTGATGCTGGCCTCGGCCTCGCCATCGTCGAGCGGGACGGGGGCGGTGGCAGAGGAGGGGGCGTAGCCAAGCGATGTCGCCTGATAGCTGGCGCGCGGAACAGCAGGGGTCGCCGGATCGCTGATCACGCGATAGCCGCCCCGGCCATCCGACTGCGCCCGCAGACCGGCGGGCGCGAGCAACCGGCCGAGCGCCTGCTCCGTGGCATAGGCGCCGCGCAGCCCCTTCGACTGTTTGTTGCGTACCAGCGCGGGATCGACCGCCACCACGATGCCCGCCTGCCGACCAAGGCGGGCGATCGCTGCGCCCAGAGGCCCGGCGGCGATGTCGAACTGCTGCGTGGCGGCCGCCTGTGCCTGGGCCGTTAGCGGCAGGGCCTGTCCGGCGGCGAGGCACAGGGCCAATGCGCGCAGGGATGAAGCGTGGATGATGGTCATAAATCCCCCGTGTATGAGATGGTCGCAACGGGGACGGACGCGGGCGGCAAAAAGGGACAGCGGCCCAGCAAAAAATCATGGATCGCGCGTGATGATGCTGTTGCCGCCTGATTGGTTGATCCACAAGCCGCTCGTTTCGGCGATCGCGGCCAGCGCCCGGTCGCTATCGCGCAGCGGGTAACTGCCGGTAATGCGCATGTCGCGAAGGGCCGCCGGATCAAAGCGGATCGGGCGATCGCGATACCGGGTGAGCTCCGCCAGCGCCTCGGTCAGGGGCATGTCGTCGGCCTCCAGCCAGCCCTTGCTCCAGGCCGATGCACGTTCGACGTCAACGGCGGGGAGCCGCTCTATCGCCCCGTCCGACAGGCGGACGCGGTCGCCGGCGCGCAGATCGACGCACGACTGCCGGACCAGCGCGGTGGTGCAGGCGCGCACGCGCGATTCGATCACGGTGACGGTCGTGCCGTCAGCATCGCGCGCAACGCTGAAGCGCGTGCCCAGCGCCGTTGCGGTGCCGTCGGCCGTTTCGACGATGAAGGGCCGGGCCGGATCGCGCGCGACCTGCGCCATCAGGCGCCCGCGGAACAGGCTGACCCGCCGTTCCTCCCCGGTCAGGCTGCGCGACACAGCACTGTTGGTATCGACATGCAGCGTCGAGCCGTCCGCCAGCGCCACTTCGCGAATGTCGCCGGGCGCAGTACGCAGGTCGGGAAAATATTGCCGCACCGACAGGCTGTGGCTGGCGAGCCAGGCGGTCCCGGCCATCAGCAAGAACGTGGCGAAACCGGTGCCCATGCGCCGCGATGTGGCGGAGCGCCGGGCCGTGTTCGACAAGGCGGTCCGCTCGGTCGGTGCGAGATCGGCAAAACGCTGGTCGAGCGCGCGCATCCGGTCGAACGCCAGCCGGTGCCGCACGTCCTGCGCGCACCAGGATTCGCAGGCTGCGCGCTGCGCCGGGGATATATTGTCGCCATCCAGTTCCGCCGCCCATTGCGCGGCGCGGCTGACCATCGCGGGCGTTGGGGCGGCGCTGGCGGCCATGCTCAATCGTCGAACGCCAATGTGTAACAGAGCGCATAGGCGCGTGCGACATGGCGTTTGACGGTCCGGTCGCTGATGCCCAGGCGCGCGGCGATCTCGGCATGGCCAAGGCCATCGACCCGGCGCAGCAGGAAGGCTTCGCGCACGTCGGCGGGCAGCGGCGTGAGCAGCGCCATCAGCCCTTCGAGCATCTGCACGGCTTCGACGATCCGGTCGGGCGTCAGTTCGTCCACCTGTCCGCCCAGCATGGCGGCCGCATCGACCAGCGCCTGCTCCAGCTCGCGCCGCCTTATATCGTCGACGAGCAATCGCCGCGCGACCACGGTGAGATAGGATCGCGCATCGCGCAACGGCGAGGGTATGCCTTTTTCGATCAGGCGGCAGAAGGTTTCCTGCGACACATCGGACGCCCAATGCGGGCATCGCGTCCGGGCGACCAGCCACCGCACCAGCCAATGATGATGGTCGGCATATAGCTGGCCGATCGCAGAGGGGGCGACTGCGCTGCTCACGATTGTCTCCGGCTGGTTCTGGCACCGGTTAACGCAAATGAGATTGATTAGCAATTTGTTGCATTGAGCGCTGTAAAAGGCCAGCACCGGTTCGTCAGTAAATAGGGACGACAATCAGAAGCTTGAACGACCGAATAGGGGCGATCACATTAAGTCGTTCACCACCGACCATTCCAAGTCGAACCGTGCCAGATATTTTCGCAGGCGATCTGCATCATTCGAGCTGCTGCGGCGCATGCGCGAGGCGTTGAAAAGAGTTCGCCCTGCTTGCGAAAGCGAGCGGCTGGCGCG encodes:
- a CDS encoding TonB-dependent receptor produces the protein MTIIHASSLRALALCLAAGQALPLTAQAQAAATQQFDIAAGPLGAAIARLGRQAGIVVAVDPALVRNKQSKGLRGAYATEQALGRLLAPAGLRAQSDGRGGYRVISDPATPAVPRASYQATSLGYAPSSATAPVPLDDGEAEASITVVGALTDVEIDEKQIEFRQVNNLSDLFRQVPSVTVGGSLGIAQKIYVRGLEDSMLNVTVDSAPQRGTLFHHIGRVSIEPELLKTVDVKAGAGEATSGFGAIGGAIRFQTRDADDLLLPGQSLGGMAKAGWFSNDGYKLSGTLYAKLVGDVGIIGSYTYVDRDNMEDGAGNELYGTAATQNLGFVKVGGDLGGGHRFSLSYEQRNEKASFGQRPNWPVLAGDPLFPAKGKRQTATLNYGYSPADGIDLEATGYWTRSRFIQDRYDRWGLYGATIRSAGFDTRARFRQAGHDLIVGAEYRDDKVSSEYLEDVSVWGDWAWDASVGQFEEKGSVFALYAQDHWKIIDPLTLSYGLRYDAYDLTQVTYRDGTASEGVSWNAGLRYEILDGLALSGSFAEAFRGKEIGDAFTLERRPGRISLQPDLRPERVDNIEAGASFERGGLKLSAVWYDMRIKDVILDQIGNGPFPQAPNYHENVGKFKAKGVELRAGYASGPFSIEAYFNHYRSRLNGDLIEGYEHIGLGTSVGDNWNVTAGYKPSPSLGFEVSVTHYNDLNDIEVLQRNVEIGWADTTQFVDKPGYTVVDMFGRWQPFGTERLTLFAGV
- a CDS encoding FecR family protein, encoding MAASAAPTPAMVSRAAQWAAELDGDNISPAQRAACESWCAQDVRHRLAFDRMRALDQRFADLAPTERTALSNTARRSATSRRMGTGFATFLLMAGTAWLASHSLSVRQYFPDLRTAPGDIREVALADGSTLHVDTNSAVSRSLTGEERRVSLFRGRLMAQVARDPARPFIVETADGTATALGTRFSVARDADGTTVTVIESRVRACTTALVRQSCVDLRAGDRVRLSDGAIERLPAVDVERASAWSKGWLEADDMPLTEALAELTRYRDRPIRFDPAALRDMRITGSYPLRDSDRALAAIAETSGLWINQSGGNSIITRDP
- a CDS encoding sigma-70 family RNA polymerase sigma factor, encoding MSSAVAPSAIGQLYADHHHWLVRWLVARTRCPHWASDVSQETFCRLIEKGIPSPLRDARSYLTVVARRLLVDDIRRRELEQALVDAAAMLGGQVDELTPDRIVEAVQMLEGLMALLTPLPADVREAFLLRRVDGLGHAEIAARLGISDRTVKRHVARAYALCYTLAFDD